TGGTAACCAAATTGGATCATCATCATCTGTTTGAAGTGACAGATTGTTAATACTACTGTTTATTCCTTTATCGTAGCTTGTCATGCAATATAAAACAAGTGCTGCCAAGAAGGCATATCTTTTTACTAACATAGACCCGATAACAGAGTGTTTATTTGTATTAAGCTTGTATTGTAATATCTCATCATAAAGAGACGTCAGGTGTTTCTGTTGGAGTAAATCTGCACCTTTAATGATGGAACCATTTGTTTTCTTCTCTGTTATGATCCGGTATTTTGTTAATGAATATAGTTCTTCTTTAGTTAGTTCAGCCATTTAATACCCCAGCTTCTTTTATAATACATCTTCCTCTTCCATGAGGTATGCAAAGAGGTGTTCCAAAAATAGGATCAACGGTAACTTCACAATTCATTTGAAATACATTTTGCACTAAACTACAGTTAATTACCTCTTCAGGTTTTCCTTGTGCATAAACTTTTTTGTCTTTTAACGCTACAAGATTATGGGCATAGCGACAAGCTAAATTTAAGTCATGAAGAACCATAACAATCGTTCGATTTTCACGTTCATTTAATTCAAATAAAAGATCTAATATTTCTATTTGATGTGTCATATCTAAATAGGTTGTTGGTTCATCTAACAGAATAATATCTGTTTGCTGCGCAAGAGTCATGGCAATCCATGCACGTTGCCGTTGCCCACCTGATAAAGAATCGACTGGTCTTTCTGCTAAATCCTGCAATCCTGTTGCTTCTAAGGCACTTGAAACAGCGTCTTCATCTTCCTTCGACCATTGCTTTAACCAGCTTTGATGTGGATATCTACCTTGTTTAACAAGCTGCAAAACGGTTAACCCCTCAGGTGCAACCGGACCTTGAGGAAGGATAGCCAGCTGTTTTGCTACCTCTTTTGTAGGAAGTTTTGCAATTGCATTTCCTTCGAGTAACACAGAACCATTTCTAGGTTTTAGCAATCTTGCAATCGAGCGTAGTAACGTTGATTTCCCACAACCGTTACTACCAATAAAGACCGTTATTTCACCCTTAGGAATTTTCACATCTAACTCATTAATGATTATTGTATCTCCATAAGAAAGAGTGAGCGCATTTGTTTCAATCGCATCCATATAAATCGCTCCTTTTTGTATGGCATATCTAGTTTCTATCTCACATGGCTATCAGAGCCAGAAATCTTACTTTCACGAATTCCTTGTTTTATATAGTAAGTAAATAAAATAAGGTGCACCGATTGCTGCAGTAAACACACCTGCTGGAACCTCTAATGGAGAGAATAACGTTCTCCCAATTAAATCTGCCAACATAACAAGTATGGCACCAAGCAATGCAGAGACTGGTAAAAGAGCACCAAAGGAAGATCCTACCATTCTCCTTGCCATATGTGGGGCCATTAAGCCGACAAATCCTATAACACCTGCAAAGGCTACCGAAGCACCTGTTAAGGCAGTCCCCAGTAATAATAGTAAAAATCGGTTCCTTTGTACCAAGCTGCCCACACCTGTTGCCAATTCATCACCGAGCTCTTGTATATTCACATCTCTTATTGAAATCAAGCAAATGATTAATAATATAATAACAACGGGAAGTAATATACGAACCTGTTCCCATGTTGCACCATACACTGTCCCTGTAATCCATACATTTGCTTGTGATGCTTGATAGATGGGACCTTTCACCATAAAAAGTGTAGTTAAAGACTGTGCCAGCATTGACAATCCGATCCCAATAAGGACGAGTCGCACAGATGAAGATCCATTCTTCCAAGAAAGTAAGTAAACAAGTATGCCTACAATGGTTGCACCAATAAACGCTGCAACTGGCATCCATTTAACGCTTACAATCAATGAGTTGTTTCGATCGCTAAAAAGCATTAGGAAGCAAACAACACCAACTGCTCCCCCACCTGTTATTCCAATAATATCCGGTGATGCTAATGGATTACGTATTAAAGCCTGTAGTATCGCACCTGCTACCGCTAAGCTTATTCCTACTAATAAGGCAATAATAATACGAGGTAATCGAAAAGAATAAATAAATAGTTCATCCATCTCTGTACCAAAGCCAAACAAGGTTTTCATAACATTGATAGGAGTTATAAAGACCTCGCCAATACCTGTACTTAACATAAAAATTAAACATGTAACACCTAACAAAATACACGAAATAAATAATGCCTTTTTATCAATTAGAAAGGATAGAAAACCTGACCCTAACCTTAACTTATAATATTTTTTCACTTTCCGAACCCCCTACGTGCTATATAAATAAAAAAGGGAGTTCCGATAAACGCTGTCATAACCCCTACTGGAACTTCTTCAGGCATAACAATATATCTTGCAAGGATGTCTGCAAATACAAGGAGTGATCCTCCTAAAAAGGTACTAAAAGGGAGAATCCAGCGATAATCATTACCAACTAAAAATCGGGCGAAGTGAGGAATAACAATTCCGATAAAAGCAATCGGTCCAGCAACAGCAACAGCTCCCCCACCTAAAACAATAACTAGTAATGCCCCTGTAAGCTTTACTACTCCTGTTCGCTGTCCTAATCCTTTTGCAACATCTTCCCCCATTGTTAACACATTAATTTTTTGTGAAAGAATCATACTTAATATAATGGCAGGTAAAACATAAGGAAGTACCATATACAATCCTTCCAGCTTTCTGCCTTGAATAGAACCAGCTAGCCAAAATAACACTTGATCAAGTGCCGCTTCGTTTACTACTAATAACCCTTGTGTCAGAGAAGAAAAGAGTGCTGCCATTGCTGCACCTGCTAATGTTAACTTCATTGGAGTTAGCCCTTCCCTACCAAATGACCCGATAAAATATACAATAAATGCTGAAAAGGCTGCACCTGCAAAGGCAATCCAAATATAAGCCTGATATGAGTTAACATAAAACACTGAAACTGCCACAACAATAAAAAATCCAGCACCGGCATTTATTCCAAATACACTTGGTGAAGCTAAAGGATTTTTTGTTAAAGCTTGCATAATTGCACCTGCAAGCGCTAGACTCGCACCGACGACTGCCCCTATTAAAGCTCGAGGTAGTCGAACATCGTACACAATAATATGTTCATTACTTCCGTTAAAATGAGCAAATGCATCATAAACTGTTTTTAAGTTTGTATCTGTATAGCCAAAAACAAGACTTCCACACATTAGTAGAATAAGTAAAATAAATCCTAAAATTAAGCCAAGCGATTTTTGATAAGAAGATTTCAATAACATAGCTGCTCCTATTTATAACTTTATTTCATAACAATCTTATCAAATAATAATGATTTTGAAAATCGTTTTCAATTAGATGTTGACAATTGTCCTAATTCCTTTTATTATTCTCATTGTAAATGAAAATGATTATCAAATACATTGGAGGTTCAAACATGACAGTAACATCACGTAAGTCTTGGTTATCATTATTTTTATTAAGTATGACCATCCTTATTCTCGCAGCCTGCGGTAATACCAATGAGGAATCAACAGAAACTGAAGGTGCAGAAGGATCTAATGATGCTCCTGCAGAAGAAACATATACAGTGGAACATGCAATGGGTTCAACTGAAATTACTGGTACTCCCGAGAAGGTTGTTATTTTAACAAACGAAGGAACTGAAGCATTATTATCTATGGGTGTTACACCGGTCGGTGCCGTACAATCTTGGTTAGGTGATCCTTGGTATGAACATATTACTGATAAAATGACAAATGTTGAAGTTGTTGGAACTGAGAGTGAAGTAAACGTTGAAGCAATTGCTGCCCTTAAACCAGATTTAATCATCGGTAACAAACTTCGCCAAGAAAAAATCTATGAGCAATTAAAAGCTATTGCACCTACCGTTTTCTCTGAAACTTTAAAGGGTGAATGGCAGGATAATTTCAAATTATATGCTAAAGCATTAAACCGTGAAGATGAAGGTCAAAAAGTGACTGATGATTTTGAAGCTCGTATTTCCGAAATTAAAGAAACTGCTGGTGATAAAGTTAACCAGGAAGTATCTGTTGTTCGATTTATGGCAGGTAAAACTAGAATTTACTATAAAGATTCTTTCTCAGGAGTAATTCTAGAGAAGTTAGGCTTTGCACGTCCAGCTGTACTAGAGGAGGTTTTCTCTGATAATCCAGAAGATTTATTTGCTCGAGAAGTAGGTAAAGAAGTTATTCCAAAGATGGATGGAGACATTTTATTCTACTTTACATATGCACCACCTGGTGATACAGAAGCAACAAAAACAGAAGAAGAATGGACGAATGATCCACTTTGGAAAAACCTTGAAGTTGTAAAAGCAGAAAAAGCTTACAAAGTTGACGATGCTATTTGGAACACAGCTGGTGGAGTTCTAGCAGCTAACCTGTTATTAGATGATATTGAAGCAAAGCTTGCTGAATAAATAGAGAAATAAAGCGACTGACAATGTTAGTCGCTTTTTTGTTTTTTCTAAAATGAATAGGGAAAAATAAATGATATGACGTGAGAGAGGGTGAGGTACTTGCTTCAAGCAGCACTTTGGGGAGCGTTTGCTGGATCACCTATTTTTTTTGGTGCATTAGTAGGTATCTTTACAAATCTCCCTAAAAAAATTACTGGGTTGATTATGTCATTTGGGACTGGTGTGTTAATTGGAGCTGCTGCTTTTGAATTGTTAACTGAAGCTGTTGATGAAGGTGGCTTACGATCTACATCTATTGGGTTTCTAGTCGGTGCATTGGTATTTACTTTATCTGAAGTTATTGTTTCTAAAAGAGGAGGAAGAGATCGAAAACGTTCAAAGAAGAGCAGTGAAAATCATTCTGGGATCACCATTTTCATTGGGACGATTATTGATGCGATTCCTGAATCTGTGATAATAGGTGTAAGCCTTCTTGAGCAAGGTACAGTTAGCTACCTAATGGTTATTGCTGTATTTATTAGTAACTTTCCTGAAGGATTATCAAGTACAGTTGGGTTAAAAAAAGATGGTTACAGCAAAAAGACAATTCTCACGATGTGGTTAATTGTTGTTTCACTTTCTTCTGTTAGTGCATTATTAGGTTTTGGACTGCTACAGAATGCATCAGCAAGTATTATTTCTTTTATTTCAGCTTTTGCAGCAGGTGGGATTTTTGCGATGGTATCATCCACTATGATGCCAGAGGCATTTGAAGAAGGTGGAGCCATTGTGGGTTTAATTGCATCTCTTGGATTATTGAGTTCCTTGTTTCTATCTCATTTATAACAAGGAAATAATATAAGGAAAAACCACTAATCAAGTGACTAGTGGTTTTAATCATCCCGTTAATATATCTTCCTGTGGATAACGGATTTTTTCTTTGGAAGGACTCGCGAGCGAGAACATTAACGTTAGCGGACCAATTTTCCCTAAAAACATAATAAAAATGATAATTTGTTTACCAGCAAACGTTAGCATGCCGGTTAAGCCAGTTGAGAGACCGACTGTCCCAAACGCTGAGACAACCTCAAACATAATATCTAGAAAGGATGCTTCTTTCTCTGTGATATTTAATAGAAGAATTCCAAGAATGACAAATACAATACTAATCATCGTAATAGCAAGTGCTTTTAAAATAAACGATGAATTGATGGTTCGTTTGGAAACTACTATATCATTTTTCCCTCTAAGAAATGTAACCGTTGCAAGTCCAATAACCAATGCAGTTGTTAGTTTGATTCCACCACCTGTGGACCCACTGCCTGCTCCGATAAACATTAAAATAATAATAAAAAAGATTGTTGTTTCATCTAAACCTCCCATATCTACCGTGTTAAACCCAGCTGTTCGCGGTGAAACCGCCTGAAAATACGAAGCCCCAAAGCTTATCACCTAAAGATAAATTACCTAGTGTTTGGGGGTTGCTGTATTCTACACAAAAGATAAAAAACATCGCAACAATGTTTAAAACTAATGTCCCTGTTAGCATTAATTTCGTATGTAACGATAATTTTCTGTACGATCTTTTCTTCCATACATCAACGAGAACAGTAAATCCTATTCCCCCGATAATAAATAAAAACGAAATAACAATATTTATGATTGGATCTCCAACATACTGAATTAAATTATCAGGCCATAAAGCGAATCCAGCATTATTAAAAGCTGAAATAGAGTGAAAGAAGCTATAAAAAAGTCCTTTTGATAAACCATATTGCGGCACCCAGCGTATTGCTAGAAACACCATGGCAATCATCTCAATAGTAATAGAAAAAACAAATAAGTACTTAACTAGCTTTATAATGCCACCTACTGAGGTTTGATTTAACGCATGCTGCATTAACAATCTTTCTTTTAGCCCTATTTTCTTTCCCAGCATAATAAAGATCAGCACAGCAAATGACATAATCCCTAGTCCACCAACTTGTATTAAAAGAGCAATAATTAATTGTCCGAATGTTGTAAAGGTTGTACCTGGGTCAACAGTTGCTAATCCCGTCACTGTCATGGCCGACGTTGCAATAAAAAGAGCATCAATCCATTTGATATGATCATGTGTTGAAAATGGTAATTTTAATAAAAGTGTTCCAACCGATATAGATACCACAAATACAGAAATTAACAACTGAGATGGATTTAGTTTAATAAATTTTTTCATTATTACATCCCATACTCTTCGAAATCAACAATATCTTTATTTTTTCCGATGATCAGCAAAACATCTCCGAGTGTAATTTTCTCCTCAGCACCAGGTGAGACAAAAATTTCTTCCCCCCGTTGAATGCCGACAATATTACATCCATACTTTGAACGTATATCCAAATCTAAAAGTGTTTTATTACACAATTTTTTTGTAGCTACAACCTCAACCATGCTGTATTCTCTTGATAATTCTATATAATCGATCATTTTTTCAGATATAATATGATGGGCAATTCGTTTGGCCATATCTCTTTCAGGATGTATAACTCGATTCACGCCAATTTTATCTAATACCTTTTGGTGGTAGTCATTTTGCGCTTTTGCCCACACCTGTGGAATTCCTAATTCCTTTAAAATTAATGAAGTTAGAATACTCGCTTCAATATCATCACCAAATGATACAAATGCGTGATCCACATTTCGTACACCTAACTGCTTTAGAATTGTTTCATCTATTGCGTTAGCTCTTACGGCATGTGTTGCATAGGCTGCGTATTGCTGAACCTTTTCTTCACTTTTATCAATTGCAAGCACTTCAATCCCAAGCTCGTGAAACTCTTTTACAAGGCTTCCACCAAAACGTCCTAAACCAAACACAGCGAACTGCTTTTTCACCATAATTCCTTCTTTCAATATAAAAGTATAAATGCTATTTTAGCTACTTTATCGTTTAGTTAAGCTTGTAGCTCTCCATATTTTTGCACAAAAAAGACACAAAGGTACCGAACCCCTGTGTCTGTATTTAGGCACATGTTCATCCCTTCAACGCTGACGAGGTTAGCTGTCGGATTCGGGCAAAAGAGAATAGGCCTACAAACGCAAAAAAACGTTTGATTCACCCCAAGTCAAGTTTGACATCTTTTATGGGTCCCCCGCTCCTACTTATAGGATTAAGCGATTATTGATACTCTATTCTGTTTTTATGGTATTTCTATAAAAATTAGCATAAGCAAAAACTTAACGATTATGAATGTTATCTTACTCCTCTAAGTAATTGATCGTAAAGTATTAATTTTTGCTTAAAAAGACGAAATTGGAATAAGAAGGCTCGTTTAACCGCTTACAAGCCATTTTTACTTAGTCGCGCTTTTTATTTCGTCTTTCTACATACCCCTATCAAAATAGAAAAGAGACAATCCAAATGATTGTCTCCTTTTGCTTACTCTTTATTGTTTTTAACCGAAGAGTCGTCATCATCCATCAGACCCTTTGTTGCATTTTTAAATTCTCTTAATGTTTTACCGGCTGCTTTACCAAGTGCAGGTAATTTGTTTGGTCCAAATAACAATAGTGCGACAAAGATAATGAGAAAAATTTCTCCAAAGCCTAAGTTCATCATCGAACACTTCTTTCTAAAAGAATGATAGAAACTTCTATTAAATTATAATGGAGTGCTTGGAAGAAAGCAAAATAGATTTAAGATGTTTTTCTCACTTGCACATAGAAAAATACTGATAAAAACAAAGCTAGAAATAACGAAAAGGGAACAAGAAGCAACAGATGCTTATTTCCACTTTCCTTCTCTTTCACTTCATCTGGTACTACAACTTCACTATCCATTTTTTTATTGGTTTCTACACTTTTTATCTTTGTAAGCGGAATCTTTTTTATAGATCTGCCGTTGTCTCCGTTCATTTCAAGTTCACCGGTCGAAATGACTTCTTTCGTAATGATTTCTCCTAAACGCTTTGTAACGTACTCATCTTCATTAAGCATATATGTGTTATTTAAGTGATCAGTAAATTGTTCATTTGCCATAATCTTTTCAGTTTCAAAATTCTGGAACCCATAATCGAGCAATGCTTTTGTATCTTCATATGCCTGATTATCTGACATAGCATTTAATGTAACAGCTATTAAACTAATTTTTTCACGGCTTGCCGTTGTGACTAGGGTAAATCCTGATTCCTGTACAAATCCATTTTTACCACCAGAAATACCTTCATATTCTTTATCTCGAACCATTTCATGATGATTAACAATGGTTGTATCCCAAGTTTGACCGTCCCAAGCTAACTCACTAGTTTGAAAAATCTCCATAAATGTTTCGTTTTTCATGGCATATTGAGTGATTTTTGCCATATCTTCAGCAGTTGTGACGTGTTCTGGATCATAAAGTCCATGTGGGTTTTTAAATGTTGTGTGCTGTACGCCAATTTCCTCTTTTAAATAGGAATTAAAGTCAGTAATAAACTCATCAATCGATCCACTTACATGTTCAGCTATTGCTACACCTGCATCATTACCAGAATTAATAACCAGACCTTGAATTAATTTCATTAAAGGAACCTGTTCACCAACCTCTAAGTAAACACGTGTACCATCCACATTTCTAGCATTCTCACTAACTGTTACAATATCTTCTAAATGACCTTTTTCTATTGCATAGATTGCTGTTGCAATTTTTGTAATGCTGGCAGGCGGCATTTGCACCTGACTATTTTTTTCATATAGTGTTTGACCTGACTTGGCATCTAGTAGAATGACTGATTCGCTATAAAGTGGTAAATCTTGATTTTCTAAAGCATAAATACTATTTGGTATAACTATTGTCCATACTAACAGAATGAAAAAAACAGATTTTATTTTGTTTTTTATCATGTTGTTACCCCTATCAAATTTAGTTCTATTCCATATTAGCATAACAAGACAGAGATTAAGAGAGCAATGTAAGGTTTTAGTAATTGATTCTTTATGATTGACTCTTTTAAAAAGACAGTATATACTTCGAAACTGACGAACGTAAGGAAGGTTGATCATTATGTCAGCAATTGAAATAAAACAGTCTGGTTTACAACAATTCGCCCAGCATGGATATGATGGTACGTCACTATCATTAATTGCTAACGACGTTGGGATAAAAAAGCAATCTATTTATTCTCATTTCGCAAACAAAGATGAATTATATCTGACCATCTTAGCTGAGGTTATTGAAGATGAAAAAAATTACATTCGCAACTACTTTTCAGAAAATGAAAAACTTGAATTAAAGTCGAAGCTTTATCATTTTTTGACAAACAGTTGTCAAAGGTATGAAAGAGAAGCTTCTATGAAATTTTTATTAAGAAACGGTTTTTTACCTCCTTCCCATTTACATGAGAAAGTGATGGAAATCCTTTATACCTATTATGAGGCAGTTGAAATGATCGTTTTGAATCATTTACAAAATCATCAGCCGAATTAGCTTTTCCAATTACAGAGGTGGCAGTTTCATACATCGGTCTATTCGATTCTTTATTAGTCGAACTTCTATATGGTGGGTTTGAACGTTTCCAGCGACGATTAAATGCTTCCTGGAATATTTACTGGAAAGGTATATCCAACTAAAGGAGGGATAAGACATATGAGTAAAAATTGGTTTCTTGTTTATTTTGCCGTTATTTTTGAAGTTAGTTGGGTAACCGGGTTAAAACATGCAAACAGTACCTTAGCATGGATCATGACAATCCTATCAATTCTTATTAGTTTTTATCTATTGATTTATGCAACGAAGCGATTGCCGATTAGCACTGTTTATGCTGTATTTACAGGACTAGGAGCTACTGGAACTGTTATTATTGAACTTCTGTTTTTTAGTCATGAAATAAACTGGGTTAAAGTCGGACTTTGCGCAATCTTAATTGCAGGGGTTGTTGGTCTGAAAATGGTGACGGACGATCACCAAACCCCTTCTTCGAAAGGAGAGATATAATCATGGATTGGTTATTCCTTATTTTAGCTGGTCTTTGCGAGGTTGCTGGGGTTGCTGCGATTGCCCGATTTAATATGCATAAAAGTTGGCTTAATGCATTTTTTCTGGCTTTAGGTTTTGGAACTAGCTTTTTATTTCTGACCATAGCTATGCAGACTATTTCAATGGGAACAGCTTATGCTGTCTGGACGGGGATCGGAACAGTTGGCAGTACATTATTCGGCATCTTCTTTTTAGGAGAACCTGCTGGTTGGAAAAGATTATTATTTATCTCAATGATTATTTCAGCAACAATTGGTCTGAAATTTATACCATCTTAGACGTAGAATAGGCAGTGCATCTAATGCACTGCCTTACCTTTACCTTCTAGGTTTAGTTGGATCACAATTTGGCTTTTCTGTGTTTGAAGCCTCTGCCACCTTCATTAAGTAGTAGCACTCTTCCCTCATCATATGATCTGCCATTAATGGCGAAAAAGTACTAAGCATTTCATTATTTAATTCCATCTCCTCTATTTCCGATAAGAAGCCTCTAAATAATTCAATTTCCAGCTTTACATCTTTATTCATTTTAGTTAGGGCCGGAAAAGAGTCCACATTTGCTCGTAAATAGCCTGATAATTCTACTGCTTTTAAATAAAAATCTTCAAAGTCTTTTGTAAACACATCACTCTTTTGCTTCAATTGCTTTTCAGCTCTATCTAAAGTGTCTGAAATAGCTCCTGCATGACCTGCAGCATCTAACAACCACAATAAATGGTGATGAAGCTCGTGAAAAATTGGCGGCTTTTCCTTCTTTTTCAAATAAGAAAGAACCAATAAATATTCCTCAAGCTCATTGACCATATGATTTATAAAAGAAGGTGGAAGATGTATGGTAATTTTTCCAACGAGATGTCTTTCAATGATTGAGAGCTTAAACTCACGAAGTTCTTTTGCATATTCTTCAGCTTCTAATGTTAAGGCTACAAAGTTAGTTTGTTCTCTTGATTTTAATAATAATGTGTCAAATATATCTTTAAATTGCTTTGCCTTCTTAATATCCTCCTGCTCATTTACTGATAGAGCATTTAGAATAAACCGGGCATGGTCTCCAAGAACTTGTAGCCAAAACTGATGTTCAAATGCTGCCGCTTGCTCATATGTTTTCATCTTCAGCCTCCCCTTTTGTTATTCCTTAAACTTTATGACTAAAGAGCTCGTATTAGTAAATAAACATGAAAAAAATCAGCATATCCTCCTTTACGAGGAATATATATACCATGTTCACACAAAAAAAATGAGGAGGGTTTCTTATGTTTTATCACATCAAGGAACTTCAATATAATGCGAAACCCGATCGTCCAGATGCCGTTTATGCAAAAAAGCTTCAGGAAATCTTAGGTGGTCAATTTGGGGAAATTTCAGTTGCGATGCAATACTTATTTCAAGGCTGGGGAACAAGATGTCCTGGAAAATATAAAGATATGCTTTTAGATATTGGTACAGAAGAGCTTGCACATATTGAAATGCTCGCTGTTATGATTGGGAGATTGCTAGATAATGCTCCATTAAAAGATCAAGAGGAAGCAGCAAAAGATCCTGTTATTGAAGCTGTTCTTGGGGGAATGAATCCACAACATGCGATTGTTTCAGGACTTGGAGCAATGCCGGCTGATAGCGTTGGAAACAGATGGACAGCAGATTACATCATAGCTAGTGGTAACTTATTAGCTGATTTTAGAGCAAATTTAAATGCTGAGTCACAAGGTAGACTTCAAGCAGTACGTTTATATGAAGCAACAGATGATCGTGGTGTTAAGGATATGCTTTCATTTTTAATAGCTAGAGATAGAATGCACCAAAATCAATGGTTAGCTGCGATTGCTGAGTTAGAGGCCAAGGAAGGAAAAACTGTACCTAGTACATTCCCTATTAATCTTGAAGCACAGCAATTTTCTTATAAATTTATGAATCTTTCAAGAGGAGAAGAAAGTGCTACGGGACGTTGGGCGAGCGGTCCAAGTATGGATGGTCAAGGTGTATTCGAATACGTTCAACACCCACAGCCACATGCACCAAAACCAATTCCACGTCCAGCACCACCTGTTTATCTGTTTATCATGACACTCCCCCAGGAGCCTGTTAAAAAAATGAGGCAATCGGTCCATACCGATTGCCTCATTTTTTTAAGGATGAGTTAATGAAAAATATGTCTTTCCCAATACATCATAAGATCGTCTTCTTCCACTTTTGTCATTGATAACTTTTCTAGAACTTTAATAGAAGCCGTATTCGTCTTTAAGCATTCTGCAATCACCTTTTTAACCTTGCCTGATTTAAAGGCCCAATTAATGAGTGCTTCTACAGCTTCAGTTGCATATCCTTGTCCCTGTGCTTCATTCAATATTCCATATCCTACTTCAACAATACCGTTTTCAGGTTTTCCTTTAAATCCAATATCGCCGATCAACTGTTCATCATCTTTTCGAAAAACTAGCCATACTCCCCAACCTTTGAGATCAGAGTCTATTTCTACTTCTTCCAAATAGTGCTGAATATGTGGCCCGATCTCCATCTCCACTGGTAATAATTTCTCTTCACAAGGCTTGATCATTAGTCTGTTCGTTACAATTTCCATGTCTTTTCCTCTTCCCTTTACTAACTAGATAATGACGAAGATAACGGGAGAGTGATTGAAATGGTCGTCCCATTTGAATCACTGTTAATTTGTACTTCACCATCATGCTGCTTCACAATTTCAAAGCTTACCATTACACCTAGTCCAGTACCGTTTTCCTTTGTCGTAAAAAATGGCTCACCTATTTTCTTAAGAATATCCTCAGGAATTCCTGGGCCCTGGTCAATAATCCTAATGATAACGGATTGATCTCCAACTTTTTCACTTTTAACTAAGATCATTC
This Metabacillus endolithicus DNA region includes the following protein-coding sequences:
- a CDS encoding TetR/AcrR family transcriptional regulator — protein: MSAIEIKQSGLQQFAQHGYDGTSLSLIANDVGIKKQSIYSHFANKDELYLTILAEVIEDEKNYIRNYFSENEKLELKSKLYHFLTNSCQRYEREASMKFLLRNGFLPPSHLHEKVMEILYTYYEAVEMIVLNHLQNHQPN
- a CDS encoding DMT family transporter, translating into MSKNWFLVYFAVIFEVSWVTGLKHANSTLAWIMTILSILISFYLLIYATKRLPISTVYAVFTGLGATGTVIIELLFFSHEINWVKVGLCAILIAGVVGLKMVTDDHQTPSSKGEI
- a CDS encoding DMT family transporter — protein: MDWLFLILAGLCEVAGVAAIARFNMHKSWLNAFFLALGFGTSFLFLTIAMQTISMGTAYAVWTGIGTVGSTLFGIFFLGEPAGWKRLLFISMIISATIGLKFIPS
- a CDS encoding DUF2935 domain-containing protein, whose translation is MKTYEQAAAFEHQFWLQVLGDHARFILNALSVNEQEDIKKAKQFKDIFDTLLLKSREQTNFVALTLEAEEYAKELREFKLSIIERHLVGKITIHLPPSFINHMVNELEEYLLVLSYLKKKEKPPIFHELHHHLLWLLDAAGHAGAISDTLDRAEKQLKQKSDVFTKDFEDFYLKAVELSGYLRANVDSFPALTKMNKDVKLEIELFRGFLSEIEEMELNNEMLSTFSPLMADHMMREECYYLMKVAEASNTEKPNCDPTKPRR
- a CDS encoding manganese catalase family protein produces the protein MFYHIKELQYNAKPDRPDAVYAKKLQEILGGQFGEISVAMQYLFQGWGTRCPGKYKDMLLDIGTEELAHIEMLAVMIGRLLDNAPLKDQEEAAKDPVIEAVLGGMNPQHAIVSGLGAMPADSVGNRWTADYIIASGNLLADFRANLNAESQGRLQAVRLYEATDDRGVKDMLSFLIARDRMHQNQWLAAIAELEAKEGKTVPSTFPINLEAQQFSYKFMNLSRGEESATGRWASGPSMDGQGVFEYVQHPQPHAPKPIPRPAPPVYLFIMTLPQEPVKKMRQSVHTDCLIFLRMS
- a CDS encoding GNAT family N-acetyltransferase yields the protein MEIVTNRLMIKPCEEKLLPVEMEIGPHIQHYLEEVEIDSDLKGWGVWLVFRKDDEQLIGDIGFKGKPENGIVEVGYGILNEAQGQGYATEAVEALINWAFKSGKVKKVIAECLKTNTASIKVLEKLSMTKVEEDDLMMYWERHIFH